Proteins encoded together in one bacterium window:
- the thpR gene encoding RNA 2',3'-cyclic phosphodiesterase yields the protein MDVSRPAAGKVRAFIAVSVPGDVRAAITGAARDAFGDLPHVRLVAEENIHGTLKFLGDVRESDIAALGDLLEEIARKHAPFALEIAGIGAFESFDSPRVLWAGVRGDLARYARLVADVDRVAAAFGVAPEKKDATPHLTFARVKAGKQLGVLRKRAARMIDTVFGAWPIDAIAIYKSTLMPDGSKYELLRTIRLTGTP from the coding sequence GTGGACGTGTCTCGGCCGGCGGCCGGCAAAGTCCGCGCGTTCATCGCCGTCAGCGTTCCGGGCGACGTGCGCGCGGCGATCACCGGCGCGGCGCGCGACGCGTTCGGCGATCTGCCGCACGTGCGTCTGGTCGCGGAAGAAAACATCCACGGCACGCTGAAATTCCTTGGCGATGTTCGCGAGTCCGACATCGCGGCGCTCGGCGACCTGCTCGAAGAGATCGCGCGGAAGCACGCGCCGTTCGCGCTTGAAATCGCGGGCATCGGCGCGTTTGAGAGTTTCGACTCGCCCCGCGTGTTGTGGGCGGGGGTCAGGGGCGATCTTGCCCGTTATGCGAGGCTCGTCGCGGATGTCGATAGGGTCGCGGCGGCGTTTGGCGTCGCGCCGGAAAAGAAAGACGCCACGCCGCACCTCACGTTCGCGCGCGTGAAGGCCGGCAAGCAACTCGGCGTCCTGCGCAAACGCGCGGCGCGAATGATCGACACCGTTTTCGGCGCGTGGCCGATCGACGCGATCGCGATCTACAAATCGACGCTCATGCCGGACGGCTCGAAGTACGAGTTGTTGAGGACGATACGGTTGACGGGGACGCCGTAG